Within Myxococcales bacterium, the genomic segment GCGTGAGCGTCGCGTCCGTTGTTGTAAATGGAGTGATGCCGGAATTGTTTTCGCCTGACGAACGGGCGGCGATGCTGCAAAACCCGCCCGCTGACACGGATGGATCCGAGACGTGTCTGCGTCAGGTGGCTTATAGGAGAAGCTTACGCGAGAGGGAGCAGGTACGGCTGATGGGCATGCTAAAACACGCTATAGATAAACCCCATATTCTCATTCCGCTACAACCTCGCGCCCAGCTTGGCCGCGCGGACCTCGAGAGATTGTCAGCTCGCCTTCTCCCTACCTAGGCCAACAGATGAAATCCGAAAAACCATCATCGCGGAGAGCCTCTATGCACTCAAATCGCAGAGAACATAAGCGGTCATTGGGCGCGCCATCGACATCAGTGCAACGCGCAAAGCAGACGCCCCATGCGCTCGGCTCAATTGCGTAACATACCCCTCCATCAAAGCAAGAGGCATCTGGGTTAGCGGCTCTGAGATCGCAATAGTTTGTACACATTTGACCCACGAGCAATCTGCCATCCTCCACAATCTCGAAGCAGGTGTCAGCCGGGGCGTCACAATCCTCTACCGAAAAACAGCTATCGTACAAAGGCGAGACGGGCACGTATCTTTCAGACACGCAGGAGGATGCAGTTCCCGCTAAACACACGCACGCCAAAGACAACAGCCTCATAGCTTAAGTCTACGCATTCGAATGCAGACTGCAAGTGACAGGCGCAGGAAAGATGCTTGCTTCATTGCTCCGTTTCTGGCAATAGGCGAGGCAATGGCTTTCGACGTACGTGACTTTGGATTTGTAGAACCCCTGTTATTCGAGCAGGGTGCCAAGGGGAGATGTGGGGCATCGCTACCGTATAACGACTTTGAAGCTGTGGATGCGCTGAACTATTACGGAAAACTCGCACGCGCCACCCCAGCTGCGCTCCCGGAGCTGTCCGAGCCAGAGGTGGTACGACATTACGTAAGACTGAGCCGAGGCAATTTTGCAATCGATACCGGCATGGTTCCCCTCGGGTCTTGCACAATGAAGTACAATCCAAAGGTGAACGAATGGGCCGCCAGATTGGCTGGCTTCGCGCAGCTCCACCCTTATAGCCCAGAGCAACATATCCAGGGGGCATTACTGCTGATGCATCAACTCGAGCGAAGTCTCGCTGAGATCTGTGGCATGGACCATGTGAGTCTACAACCAGCCGCGGGTGCGCAGGGCGAGCTGACGGGCCTAATGATGATAAGATCTTATCATCAGGATCGCGGGCGTAGTCCAAAGAAGGTTCTGATCCCAGATACCGCACATGGTACGAATCCGGCATCATGCGCATTGAGTGGCCTTGAGGCAACGCCGTTCGTAGTAGGCGACTCGGGTATTATTACCGCAGAGTCAATGGCGCCCTACATCGACGATGACGTGGCAGCCATCATGCTCACCAATCCGAATACCGTCGGACTGTTTGAGACGCACTTACATGAAGTTGCCGATTTGGTCCACGAACGCGGTGGGTTAGTATATGGAGATGGTGCAAACCTAAATGCCATCATGGGAAAAACGCGACCCGGCGACTTCGGTGTCGATATCATGCAGTTTAACCTTCACAAAACTTTCACGACCCCGCACGGCGGAGGTGGACCTGGGTCAGGCCCCGTGGCATTCAAAAGCCCACTCCGCGATTTTGCTCCACTCCCTGTGCTGCTGAGCAGTGAGGAACGTGGTTATTACTTTGATTACGATAGGCCACGAAGCATTGGACGTGTGCGCTCATTCTTCGGGAACTTTGGCATGATGGTGCGCGCCTATGCTTACATTCGAGAGATGGGCAGTCTGGGCTTGAGCCGCGCCACAGAACTTGCGGTGCTAAACGCCAACTATCTGCGGGCGTGCATGGCTCGCACATGGACAGTTGCCTTTAATCAACTATGCATGCATGAATTTTTGGCGAGCGACAAGCATCTTCGCCCCACTGGCGTGACGACTCTGGATATTGCCAAACGGTTGATGGACTATGGGTTTCATGCGCCCACTGTTTACTGGCCGCTGGTCGTCAAAGGGGCGATGCTCATTGAGCCGACTGAAACAGAGAGCAAAGATACCCTGGACCGATTTGTGAGCGCGATGGAAGAGATCAGTGAGCAAGCGAATAAAGATGCGGCAGTTCTTAAATCTGCACCGCATACCACCAGGTTGCGACGTTTGAATGAGACTCAAGCCGCAAGGCAGCCGCGTCTGCGCTGGCGCGCAGTAGCGCCAGATGCATCTGGCGTATAAATGTTAGTTATCGAGTGATGGTGAGGGCTCTGTGGCGCCGCGGGAGCTCTCTATGTCTTCGGCACGTTGCCCTGTGGCGTCGTCGAAGGCTTCCAGTTCCTGCAAAATCTCGCGAATATAACGTTGCTTGATATGAAACGGCAAAAACGCTGCTTTGAAGCCGTTCATAATGACGTGTTTGATTTCGGGCAGACTGAAGCCCATTTTCACGTGACACAGCCACAGTTCTTTGGATACGGTTGTATCGGTGATTAGCCGGTTGTCCGTATTGATGGTGACCCTGAGGCCGAGATCATAGTAGAGTTTTGCGGGATGGGTGGCCAAGTTGCGTACGGCACCTGTTTGCACATTTGAGGAGGGGCAACACTCCAAAGCGATTCGGTGATCATTTACGTAATGCAATAGATCGCCATCCTCCCGCAGGCGGCAGCCATGACCGATACGATGGGCGCCGCAGACGTGTATCGCTTGTGCAACTGATTCGGGACCAAAAGCCTCGCCGGCATGAATCGTGCAGTTGATATTGTTATTGCGAATAAGCTGAAAAGCATCTTTATGGTGCTTGGGGGGATAATCATATTCAGCACCCGCGAGATCAAATGCGACCACTCCGCGATTTTTGTACGAGACAGCCAGTTGTGCCATCTCTAACGACGATTCCGGAGAAATATTGCGAATCCCACAAATGATCACGTTAGATTCAATGCCGTGGTCCTTGTAGGCTTCTTTTAGACCTGCCACGACTGCCTCTACTACAGCCGTGAGCCGCAGTCCTTTGCGTGTGTGCAGCATGGGCGAGTATCGAACTTCCATATATCGGACGTTCTCTTTAGCAGCATCTTCCGCAAGCTCGTAGGCAATGCGTGCCAAGGCATCTTCAGTCTGCATGACCTTTAGCGTAGTGCTAAATGCTTTGAGGTATTCCTCGAGCGAGCCCGTGTTCTCTCCGCAATGTAGCGATTTTGCCAATCCCTCTTCGGTGTCGGAGGGCAGATCCACTTTCGCCTTCTGTGCGATGTCGAGGATAGTGGCCAGGCGCAACGATCCATCCAAATGAACATGAAGGTCTGTTTTGGGGAGACGCTCAAAAAGAGTCAAAGGCAACGTCATCGCTGAAGTTTAGCGCCTCGGTGGACGAGCGGCAATTAATGCTCGCAATTAAGGTATTTTCAGGGATGAGGAGGGGCTCCGGCGGCCCGAGCCGCTAAGGCGTGGTTGCGTAGGCGTAAAGCGCCCGTTCTATTGTATGCCTGTGAAAAAGCGGCAAAAGCGCGCTCATACTGAGCATGTTCGAAAAATAAAACGCCAAGCATCTCATCGGAGCGAGCCCCGCCCGCTTGGTGGTATGCTTGAGCAGCTTCTAACTTTCGTTCCCATGGGATCTCGGGCGCGTGAAGCGCAAGCCATCCGTAATACAAGCGCCGCTCATCAACACTGAAATATTCAAGAGCAGGTAACCCACAAATAAAATTCCAGCGGGCTTTAAAAAGCGCACGTATCACCGGATAGGGTGCCCGATATCTTCCCTCGCTTACGAGGCCGTAGCGCTCTAACATGACAGGAAAAGATCCCAGCAGCGCTTGGTTAGCCCGCTCAGTACGCGGTCCATTAAGGGAAGATGCTAAACGGCTAAGCGCCTGCGCCTGAAGTGCGCGCAGCGCCAGCAGACCGTGCCGCTTCCTAAACGCTGTCAAGGCGCTAGTGATTTCCCTACGACGTAATGCAGCTGCTTCTCGCACATTCTTGATGTCAAGCCGACCTGTTTCAGCAAGCCCTTGTTGATCGTAGAGTCGGAGAAGCCGCTGGGCTTCTTCGGATTTTGGTGCCTGCGCAGCAAGTGCTTTATCGGAGGAGAGCCAAGCAGCAGCACTTATGGAGCCAGGGGGCAATGCGGGTAAATGCTCTGGCGGGACGCTGCGAGGGAGCGCCAGAAACAATAGCGCCCCACACACAACCAACGCGAAAAAGGCCATTACAGAAGCCGTTTCAGAGCCACTTAGCCCATTAGGCGCTAAAAACTTCCGCGTTTGTTCGTTGAGGTGCAAGTCTGCCATAGCTCATGGACTAGCTCTATAAAGGCATGATACTATATTTCTTGTTTGTCGTTCCATTTTAGCGACCGCTCCATATCGAGTCGACTGAGTCCAAGCGTGCAAGACAATCGGTTACACCAGCGTGTAAAGAGATCGTTGCAGATGACATTGGTCTGTGACGGACAGGAATACGAAGTTGTTTCGAGAGATTTGAGCCTGGGCGGGATTTTTGTCGTCCTTGACAGGCCTCCGCCGATCGGCGCCAAAGTCGTTCTACGGATGTCATTGCCAAACCTAAAGGAAACGAGTTTCATCTCGGCCACGGTCCGATGGCACGGCGATGCGGGCGCGGGATTGCGGTTTGACGGGCTACGTGCCATCGAGGCATGGGCCCTCAATCAGCTTCTTAGCGATGAATAGGCATTGGGTATTGTGGGTCATTCTCGGCGTCTCGGCCGCTGCACAGGCACAAGAGCCTTTAGCCTCCGTCTTTGATCCGAACCCGGTCGTTTCCAATGGAACTCTTTCCCAAGTTACGCTGGCTGACCTTCAGGGCGACAAATCACGTCTCACAGGCAAGAGCAGCCGCGTTTTAAGTTGCCAGACCAATAGTCAGCCGTGCGCTGCCGTGCAACACGCCGCCGCCGATGAAGCCGGAAATTTCTTCTATGTACCAGAGGAAGGGTCCAACATGGATGCATTTGCCGAGGTCAATGCATATTTCCATATTTGGCGGGCAGCCAATTACTTTCAGGCCAATCACGGCATAACCTGGACTTGCGCATGCGGGGCGGAAAACTTGCGCGTCATACTGGACTCGGCGAGTGACCCTTCGGAAGACCCCACGCTGGCAGTGTATGTACCCAATCGATGCGAGACATTTGAATGTGGCTCGATTGTTTTGGGGGTAGGAAGGAATGCCGAGGGCGAGTTAAGAAATTTCGCTTATGACGGCGATGTGCTCTATCACGAATATGCGCATGCGGTGATCGATGAACGCAACGGCAATGCCGGGGTTCGGATTGATGAGCAAGGCGTGTCTTACGAGCCCAGCTCTGTCCGAGAGGGAGGTGCGGACTATTTCGCGGCAGCCATAGGTGGAGATCCGCATATTGCAGAGCACTTAGCCGGCATTGGATTTCTTCCGGAATCGGAGGCGCTACGAAGTATTGATAAGCCGCTGCGCTGTCCAACCGATCTCACGGGCAATGGCCATAAGGACGGGCGAATTTTTGGAGGGGCATTATGGGAGGCGCGAGCCATACTCACGCCGAGCATTGCCGATGACATAGTGGTGCACGTTTTGCTGGAAGCAGGAAACCAGCCGACCATGAGTGAGACCATAGAACGATTGTTGACCGAGCTACAATCTCAACGGGCCAACGACAATATCACCGCCGAGCAATTTGATGCGGTGGAAGAGATATTTGACGCGCACGGGCTTATTGGGTGCGCGCGAATTGCGCCTCTCTCTCAGTCGGAGCACGTCGGCTATAGTGGCGTGCCGTTGAGTACCCTTCAAGGCAAGGGCGTGGCTCCTCTTCATTTCAGCCTAAGCATTCCTGATAATGCTTCGGAAGTGGAAATTACTTTGCGAACTCTTACGGGAGTGCCGGGGCACTTGTTGTATTTAAGAAACGGAATGCCCGTGGAAGTGCATTCCGATGACGAAGCACCTATCTCGGATATAACTTTAGAGGTCATAGCGAGCAAAGCCAACCTACGAGACACGGCAAACTATACACTGCCGAGAGGGGGCTCCTTATATGTGGCGGTAGCCAGCACGAATCTTGGCGAAGGCAGCAACTGGTTTGCCATATCGGCGCACATAGTCTCGGGCGGTGTGGCTGGTGGAGGTGGATGCGCGATTACCGAATCACGCGAGGGTGTCTGGTGGATATTCTTGATAGTGGGACTTGCCCTAAGGGGAAAGACATTTCTATATTCGCGTTTCAAGTAGGGGCCCCTGCCTCATCGGCTCAAAGAAAATGCATTCCTACCATAAACTGGCCGTTGTGCTGCTGCTCTTGCCTTGTATGGAGCTTGCGTGGCTCGCATATGCCCGAGCCCATGTGGCTACGTTAGCTGACTGGCAGCGGGTTGCGAATGTGGTGCGTCGGGATTGGCAGTCCACCGATGGTGTGAAAGCCTTTCCTTCCTGGACGGATCCCCTGCTAAGGGAGGTGCTTGGGGATCTTATTCCCATCGGTAAAGCCGCTCGTAGCGATAATGCGGGACTGCGGCGCATGTGGGTGCTGTCAAGAGGGTATGTGCGTTCCGAAGTGTTGCCCGAGGGATCTCTAGAGCTTGATCGCCCGCTCGGCTCCTTGAGGGTCAGACGCTGGAAGATGAGGACTCCTCGCAAACGCTATGACTTTCTGGACCATGTCGGCGAAGCCACCGTCAGCTTGTATTCGAGGCAAGGCTTCATTCCCTGTTCACTTCTCCGTGGTGCACGGCCGATGGGTGGAGGTCTTCTGAACGGTCCGATGGCACCTGAAGATCGATTTCGCTGCGACGCAAGAAGGCACTGGTTATGGGTAGGCGCAACCGTGGTCGAAGACCTCGCTTTCAAACCGCGCAATTGTATATGGCAGCATGCAGCGGGACCCGAACCCATTAGGATCACGTTTCGAAAAGTCCCTCTGACAGAAACTATCGTTTTATATGGTGGTCTCTACCATATGCACGAAAGAGATTTAAAATATTCTCCTGTTGCTATGCAGATTTTGTTTAACGAGGTGCCCGTTGCTCGTTTTGATCATAGGGACGGAGAAGGGTGGCGACAGTACATTATCGAGACCCCATGGCTCTTTGGCCAAGCCGTCGATGTAACCGTGGATGTTACTGCGCCGATGGAGAGGTTTCGGGGGTTTTGTTGGTCGGGGTATGTGCGCGAAAACGAGACGGTCGACTGATATGAACGTCGCTACCGGCAGGGACCATCTCATTGGGATGAGCATAGGCGTCATTTATGTCGCGGCGCTGATGACTACAGCCGGAGATCTGGCTCTGTCACGCGACGAGAGTTTTTATGTCGATGCGTCCCAAATGACAGCACAGTGGATCCAATTACTGTTTGATCAACCGCTGGTGGCCCTCACGCGGGCCTCTGTGGACCACTTTTGGTCCTACAACCACGAGCATCCTGGGCTGATGAAGACACTTGCGGGTATGATGTGGATTGCGCAAATGAAATGGCAAGTTTTCCCGCGAGATTCCCTGGCGTTTAGATTTGCGGGGATGACGTGTACAGGCCTTTTGTTATGGCTTCTCTACATTTTTGGAACTCGACTGCACAACAGAATTGTCGGCGTTGCCTCAGTTTTCGGCTTCGCGCTGCTGCCGCGCATTTTCTATCATGCGCATCTGCACGCGTTTGACATTCCCATCGTGTTCTTTGTCACCCTCGTTGTGTATTGCTACTGGCGCTCACTCACCCAAAAGCGATGGGCCCTATGGACGGCGCTCGCTTACGGGTTGGCCCTGGACACTAAGCACAACAGCTGGCTGCTTCCTCTCGTGCTGGGAACGCATTGGGCATGGTTCCGCACGGGGCGTTCCCGGCGCGCTGCTCCATTGGTTGCTCGGATGCCCTGGGCGCTCCTCGGCATGGTAACACTATCGCCCGTCATATTCGTCGGCAGCTGGCCATGGCTCTGGCATGACACCCTTCGAAGAATCGCAAATTATATCAATTTCCACACACATCATGCCGCGCATCATGGCATCATCAACGTCGAGTACTTTGGTAAAAACATCGTTCATCCACCATTTCCAGTTTCAGTTCCGTTCGTGCTGACCGCCATGACCGTGCCTTTCACGTTTCTGGTATTTTCACTACTCGGGGTGGGTATTCGCTCAAGGCATCTCGTTCCTGACTGGATAACTCGCATCCTGCGCCGCAAAGTTCCAAATAGGGAGGACATGCTTTTCTCCGACGTGCTGATATTCGGGTGCTTTTTGGCGCCGCTTTTACTGATTGCGCTACCGAATACGCCGAAGTTCGGCGGCACTAAGCACTGGTTTCCCGCGTATCCGTTTATGGCCATCTACTTCGGAGTGGGAGTGGACTATGTATGGAATGCCTTAAAGGAATGGGCATCCGTAGGGTGGCGGTTCCCACGCAGGCTTGCCCACCTTGTCGTGATTCCTTTGTGCCTTGCGCCGTCGCTCGCGGAAACCATCCACAGTCATCCAATGGCGCTATCTCACTATACCATGCTTGCGGGGGGCGTTTCTGGCGCGGCCGACCTGGGCATGACGCGTCAATTTTGGGGCTATACAACAGGAAGCGTAACTGAATTTCTAAAACAACGATTGCCAGAAGGCGGAAGTGTATGGATCTGCGACACCACCTTTGGCGCCTGGGCCATGCTGCAGCGCGACGGCGTCGTGCCTCGCAATATCAGGGCGACATCTGATATGGCGGCGGCCGACTATATTCTCGTGCATCACGAACTTCATTTTGCGGAGGTGGATTTTCAAGCATGGGTAGCACTAAAAAGCACGCAGCCGGTGCATGTGCTTACCTTCGATGGCGTACCTATCATTAGCATTTACGAGTCCGATAAGCACCGGTCGCGTTAAAGCGCCTCTAGTGCATCGAGCGCACGTCGCTCGAGGTCCTGATCCAAACGGCCGATGCATGCCGCATGCATTCTATCAGGAACGAACAACGCGTTGCTGAGCGCTTCTATATCTTTTGAGCTCGCGCTTTCAATTTCGTCGGTAAGTGCGTCAATACCGTCGACCTTGCTAAGCAGGGCCCGAGTCGCAAAAAAGAACGCCCTATCCTCGGCATAGTCGACACTCGACTCCAGATCCCATATCCACCGCTTCTTTACCTTCTCGAGTTCTCCGTTTTTGAGTCCATGATTCCGGAAATCGCGGAGTAGTGCCGTGATTGCCTGCATCACAATAGGTACTTTTGATTGTTCGATCGACACGCCAATGTCATATACGCCACGCTCTTCAAATAACTCCAGTGCGCCAAACACGTCATACACAAGGCCCTGCTCCTCACACAGCACCCGATATAGACGCGAACTCATACCGTCATCCAAAATACGCGCTAAGAGCTGAAGAGGAACCACTTGGGAGTCGAGTTCACCAGGGCAGTCGAAACATATCCTTACATCAGACTGGCTGTCATCGTAAGGCAAGTACTTCCATTTCGGGCCCCGCCATGTAGGCGGAATACGCTTTCGCAGAGGAGCGCTTCTACGGTCCATCCCGGAAAAGCATCTCTCGACGATAGATAGCGCCTTCTGGGGATCCAGAGCGCCACTCAGACAAACCACAATATTAGAACCAGAGTAATACGATTGATAATGGTGGCGTACGTCCTGATCTGTGAACGAGGCAAGTGTCTCAAGAGAGCCTGCAATGGGAAACGACAAGGGATGCGGCGCAAAGAGCAATTCCCGTGATAGATTATTGATGTCGATGTCTCTGCCCTGCTCATCCAGTCCGCCAAGAAGTTCCTGTCGTACGATCTCTTTTTCAAGTTCAATGTTGCCGAATGCCGGCTCCTGGATCGTCTGTGCGAGTATATCAATGCCCTCTTCTAACATGGATGAGGGTAGAGTGATTTGATAGTGTGTGAAGTCGGTGTGAGTCGCGGCATATAGGTCCCCGCCGATCTCTTCAATGGCTGAGTTGAGCGCATAGGGGGAAGGGTAACGATGACTTCCACGAAAAAGCATGTGTTCCACAAAATGGCTGAGGCCATTGTTCTTCGGCGTTTCATCCCGCGCGCCGACGTTAACCAATACGCATATGCAGACGCGACGCAGATGAGGCAAAGGAGCAACGATGGCACGCACCCCATTTGAAAGAGTATAGTGTTCCACAGCGCGAGTATCGCAAGTCATGAGCTTATCACTTGGCAACACTGCGTCGCCATCTGGTGCCAATGAAAGCCCGTAAAATTCGTGATGCTAGTAGGGTTGTATGGTGTTTCGAATGAATCCGGCATAATCCACAATGGAGCTATACCATCCGATGGTGTACGGCGCATCGATGGGATTGCACCCATCTCCGATCAGAACTCCGATACCATTTTGTGCCACCACGGGCCACCATATGCCGTGGTATAGACGATGTCTCGCACCGCCATCTCGGTTTCTTCGAACGGAGTTGGCGCAAATAGCGCGCGTCCCCCGCCAATACGCAGACTTCACCGAACGGCACAAATGCTCTAGGCGGCGCCAACTCAGTTAAGTACAGGCATCGTCTTAGGAATCGTCTTCTTCGGAGGCAGCGGAATCCGTGTGTTCGTTAATCATCTTCTCGTTAATACGCAGGTCGTTGGTGTCCGCAGCTTTCTTACGCAACGCGGAAACATACTGAGTTACCAGTGACCGTTGTGCATCGCGAGTCAGAGTTTGCTTCACTCGCTGTTCTTCTTCGGTGGTGAATTGATCACGACTAGCGTGTTGACGAGATTCGACTTTTAAGACGACCCACTCGTTTCCAAGTTTTGCGGGCTTTTGGGGCAGAGGGTGATCCAGAGAAAGATCGTTCAGCACCATATCTACCAAGGCGCGGTTATTAAAGGGCCCCGGGATGGGGGTATCCAAACGCCCAAACTCTCGCGTCTCTTGAATCTTAGGGGCGAGTGGATCCGAGTTCGCAGCGGACTCTAAGATTGCGCCTAGCTCATCCATGCTTTTCACATTGGCGCGGAGTTGCGCCAGCGCCTGCCCCGCGGCAGCGTGAGCGGCTTGGTTTGCCGCATCGTCCAAATACATGTCTCGAGCGAGCTCGAGCTTGGCTTGCTCCACCGGGATGCTGCCCTCTCTTTTGCCCGCGACCTTGATTATGTGGAAGCCGAACTCGGTCTCCACAATGTCCGACGTGTCTCCAATCTTCATCCCGAACTGCACATCATCAAATGCCTTGACCATGCGCCCGCGCGGATTATAGCCCAGTGAGCCGCCCACCCGCGCGCTTCCCTTGTCCTCACTATATAAGCGCGCTAACGCCGCGAAGTCTTCTCCTTTGCGAACGCGCTTGAGAATCTGGGCTGCCTTGGCGTACGCAGCCTCTCTTGTTGCCGGATCTGCATCCGCAGCGGCCTTGATCAGGATATGACTAGATTTTACTTGGGGCTCAAGATTTGTGTAGCGATGCTTTTGGGCCTGATACTCTTTTTCAAGTTTCTGCGCGTGGCTCTTCGCCCAAGCAGCGATCACTTCGTCAGTGGGATCCAGAGAGCCCCGATAAAATCCCGGGGAAAAGCGAATGTATTTAATTTTTGCACGCTCATTCTCGCGCGCATAGGCAGCCCACGCTTCGCTTGGGGAAATAGTGACGGTGGCCATCAATGTTTGCGCCAATCTTTCCGCCAGGCTCTCGTCGATCTGCCATTCAGAGAATTCCTTGAGACTCCGTCGTAGCCGGTATTCCACGAAGTTGACGACGTTCTTGACGCTAAACTTTCCGTCCTTGTCCTTGCATGCAATGGGAATGCGATGCTGAGTAAATCCAGGAGTCGAATTGCTCGCAGTTGTGACCAGCATGTTGCAATCTTTTGCGAGTGCTTCCAGCACCTCGCTTTCGCTGAGCCTGAATCCCAGCGCCCTTGCTTTGCGCGCCATGAGATCGCGTTCAATCAAGGCGTCCAACACTTGCCGTTTCAGTTCGCTGGGGTCGAGGCTTTGAAACCCATAAAGTCGGCTCTCCGCCGCCAGCAGGTACGCGGCGCGAAAGTCACCCTGAGATATCGTCGTGCCATATACCTTTGCTGCATAGAGCGGCGCCCCTCCACTACAGCCCTCCGCTTGCGGTCCTCCGAATTGGAGAATAAACACCGCGCTAATCAGCAGAACAAGTCCTCCCAGGACCACATTCTGAAATCTTTCCGCAAGGCGCTGGAGCATCGTCTAACGCGTTGTAATCAACCCGGGCCAGGAGAGCAACAAACATCGAAGGGGGGAGGACCCCCAGGCCTATTGGAGTTGCAATTCCCCAGATGCGCAGGTAGGAACGGGCCGATGTCCGCAGATTCCCTGATGCCACAAGTCCCGAAAAAAGCGCCCAAGTATGCCCTATGGGGCCTGCTGCTACTGCTCGCAGCTGCTGGCGCGTTGTATTTCGCCACGTCTCAGAAGGACGAACGACTTCTTTCTCCGCCGGCGAGTGGCGGTGCCGCAGCGCCGGAGCGGTCCAGCGCCTTGGCCGAAGAGGACGAACTCGCGATTCCCGACGAGGAACCAGAGCAAGCTTTGCCGCCTCCCAAAAAGTCTCGCCCGTCGGTGGACAAAAGCTGGGATTGCGCAGGCGAGCTTGACCGGGCGAAGGCGGCCGAGATTATGCAGGACAACCGTCGTATCGTACGGGTGTGTTACGAACGGAGGCTAAAAGTGGATAACACCCTTCAAGGCACCACCCAGCTTACGCTCAGGATAGGCCCTACCGGTCGCGTGACTGGGGTCAAAGTGGAGGGCACTCCCAAAGACGCCATATTTCGTAGTTGTGTAAAGAGTGCGGCTCAGAGTTGGGAGTTCCCCAAGCCGAAGAACGGCGATTGTGCAGTGCTTGGCCAGCCGTTCAATCTCACGCCGCGCGCCGAATAAGTTGGGGTCGAGGTTGCGCATTATTTGTTCTTAGCTAGAAATGCTTCGGCATCGCGCACATCATCGTCACTGCCAATAAATAAGGGAACCCGTTGATGTAACGTTGTGGGCTCGATGTCCAGCATGCGTTCTGTGCCGGTGGATGCCCGTCCACCCGCAGCTTCTGCGAGCATCGCAAGAGGTGCAGCCTCGTAAAGCAAGCGCAGCTTGCCTTCAGGAAACGATCG encodes:
- the gcvPB gene encoding aminomethyl-transferring glycine dehydrogenase subunit GcvPB — translated: MAFDVRDFGFVEPLLFEQGAKGRCGASLPYNDFEAVDALNYYGKLARATPAALPELSEPEVVRHYVRLSRGNFAIDTGMVPLGSCTMKYNPKVNEWAARLAGFAQLHPYSPEQHIQGALLLMHQLERSLAEICGMDHVSLQPAAGAQGELTGLMMIRSYHQDRGRSPKKVLIPDTAHGTNPASCALSGLEATPFVVGDSGIITAESMAPYIDDDVAAIMLTNPNTVGLFETHLHEVADLVHERGGLVYGDGANLNAIMGKTRPGDFGVDIMQFNLHKTFTTPHGGGGPGSGPVAFKSPLRDFAPLPVLLSSEERGYYFDYDRPRSIGRVRSFFGNFGMMVRAYAYIREMGSLGLSRATELAVLNANYLRACMARTWTVAFNQLCMHEFLASDKHLRPTGVTTLDIAKRLMDYGFHAPTVYWPLVVKGAMLIEPTETESKDTLDRFVSAMEEISEQANKDAAVLKSAPHTTRLRRLNETQAARQPRLRWRAVAPDASGV
- a CDS encoding glycosyltransferase family 39 protein, with translation MNVATGRDHLIGMSIGVIYVAALMTTAGDLALSRDESFYVDASQMTAQWIQLLFDQPLVALTRASVDHFWSYNHEHPGLMKTLAGMMWIAQMKWQVFPRDSLAFRFAGMTCTGLLLWLLYIFGTRLHNRIVGVASVFGFALLPRIFYHAHLHAFDIPIVFFVTLVVYCYWRSLTQKRWALWTALAYGLALDTKHNSWLLPLVLGTHWAWFRTGRSRRAAPLVARMPWALLGMVTLSPVIFVGSWPWLWHDTLRRIANYINFHTHHAAHHGIINVEYFGKNIVHPPFPVSVPFVLTAMTVPFTFLVFSLLGVGIRSRHLVPDWITRILRRKVPNREDMLFSDVLIFGCFLAPLLLIALPNTPKFGGTKHWFPAYPFMAIYFGVGVDYVWNALKEWASVGWRFPRRLAHLVVIPLCLAPSLAETIHSHPMALSHYTMLAGGVSGAADLGMTRQFWGYTTGSVTEFLKQRLPEGGSVWICDTTFGAWAMLQRDGVVPRNIRATSDMAAADYILVHHELHFAEVDFQAWVALKSTQPVHVLTFDGVPIISIYESDKHRSR
- a CDS encoding insulinase family protein, with amino-acid sequence MEHYTLSNGVRAIVAPLPHLRRVCICVLVNVGARDETPKNNGLSHFVEHMLFRGSHRYPSPYALNSAIEEIGGDLYAATHTDFTHYQITLPSSMLEEGIDILAQTIQEPAFGNIELEKEIVRQELLGGLDEQGRDIDINNLSRELLFAPHPLSFPIAGSLETLASFTDQDVRHHYQSYYSGSNIVVCLSGALDPQKALSIVERCFSGMDRRSAPLRKRIPPTWRGPKWKYLPYDDSQSDVRICFDCPGELDSQVVPLQLLARILDDGMSSRLYRVLCEEQGLVYDVFGALELFEERGVYDIGVSIEQSKVPIVMQAITALLRDFRNHGLKNGELEKVKKRWIWDLESSVDYAEDRAFFFATRALLSKVDGIDALTDEIESASSKDIEALSNALFVPDRMHAACIGRLDQDLERRALDALEAL
- a CDS encoding peptidylprolyl isomerase gives rise to the protein MLQRLAERFQNVVLGGLVLLISAVFILQFGGPQAEGCSGGAPLYAAKVYGTTISQGDFRAAYLLAAESRLYGFQSLDPSELKRQVLDALIERDLMARKARALGFRLSESEVLEALAKDCNMLVTTASNSTPGFTQHRIPIACKDKDGKFSVKNVVNFVEYRLRRSLKEFSEWQIDESLAERLAQTLMATVTISPSEAWAAYARENERAKIKYIRFSPGFYRGSLDPTDEVIAAWAKSHAQKLEKEYQAQKHRYTNLEPQVKSSHILIKAAADADPATREAAYAKAAQILKRVRKGEDFAALARLYSEDKGSARVGGSLGYNPRGRMVKAFDDVQFGMKIGDTSDIVETEFGFHIIKVAGKREGSIPVEQAKLELARDMYLDDAANQAAHAAAGQALAQLRANVKSMDELGAILESAANSDPLAPKIQETREFGRLDTPIPGPFNNRALVDMVLNDLSLDHPLPQKPAKLGNEWVVLKVESRQHASRDQFTTEEEQRVKQTLTRDAQRSLVTQYVSALRKKAADTNDLRINEKMINEHTDSAASEEDDS
- the add gene encoding adenosine deaminase gives rise to the protein MTLPLTLFERLPKTDLHVHLDGSLRLATILDIAQKAKVDLPSDTEEGLAKSLHCGENTGSLEEYLKAFSTTLKVMQTEDALARIAYELAEDAAKENVRYMEVRYSPMLHTRKGLRLTAVVEAVVAGLKEAYKDHGIESNVIICGIRNISPESSLEMAQLAVSYKNRGVVAFDLAGAEYDYPPKHHKDAFQLIRNNNINCTIHAGEAFGPESVAQAIHVCGAHRIGHGCRLREDGDLLHYVNDHRIALECCPSSNVQTGAVRNLATHPAKLYYDLGLRVTINTDNRLITDTTVSKELWLCHVKMGFSLPEIKHVIMNGFKAAFLPFHIKQRYIREILQELEAFDDATGQRAEDIESSRGATEPSPSLDN
- a CDS encoding PilZ domain-containing protein, producing the protein MTLVCDGQEYEVVSRDLSLGGIFVVLDRPPPIGAKVVLRMSLPNLKETSFISATVRWHGDAGAGLRFDGLRAIEAWALNQLLSDE